One Nocardioides dongkuii genomic window, CGGCTGGAGCAGCCCGATCTCGGTGATCGAGTGCACCAGCTCGGCCATCGCGTCCTCGTCGAAGACCGTGCGCGGCTGGACCCGGTTGGGCACGATCTGGTCGATCGGCAGCTCGGCGAACCAGGCGCCCTCGACGGGCGCGAGCTCCGGCCCTGCGCCGGACCCGTCCCGCGCGGCCGCGGCACCCTGGCCGCCCGGGCGCGGGCCGTCCGGCTCGTCGGTGCCGGTGCCGGGGGCGGTCGTCCCGTCCTGGGTCGGGGGAGTCGCGGGCTGCGGGGCCGCGGTGGGGATCAGCGAGCCGAGTCCGCGCCCGAGTCCGCGACGCTGCTGGGGGCGGTTGGTCACGGACGGGCTCCCTTGGTGGCGATCTCGCGGGCGGCTTCGAAGTAGCTGAGCGCCCCGGGGGAGCCGGGGTCGTAGGTCATCACGGTCTGACCGTACGACGGCGCCTCCGAGACCCGCACCGAACGGGGGATCGAGGTGCGCAGCACCTGGTCGCCGAAGTGCTCGCGCACCTCGGCCGCCACACCCGCGGCGAGCCGGGTGCGGGCGTCGTACATGGTCACCAGGATCGTGGAGACCGCCAGGTCGGGGTTGAGGTGCGCGCGCACCATGTCGACGGTCTCGAGCAGCTGCCCGAGCCCCTCGAGCGCGTAGTACTCCGCCTGGATCGGGATCATCATCTCGTCGCCGGCGACCAGCGCGTTGAGCGTGAGCAGTCCCAGGGACGGCGGGCAGTCGATCAGCACGTAGTCGTAACGGTCCTCGCCGCGCGACTCGTCGCCGACCATCGGGTGGCCGTGGATCGCGCGGCGCAGCCGGTTCTCCCGCGCGACCACGCTGACCAGCTCGATCTCCGCGCCGGCGAGGTCGATGGTGGCCGGCACGACGTCCAGGCCCTCGATGTCGGGGCACGGCGTGACCAC contains:
- a CDS encoding ParA family protein, whose translation is MVPRPSATRVFVVANQKGGVGKTTSTVNVAAALAQLGQHVLVIDLDPQGNASTALNIEHRRGVPSTYELLVEGASLSDVVTPCPDIEGLDVVPATIDLAGAEIELVSVVARENRLRRAIHGHPMVGDESRGEDRYDYVLIDCPPSLGLLTLNALVAGDEMMIPIQAEYYALEGLGQLLETVDMVRAHLNPDLAVSTILVTMYDARTRLAAGVAAEVREHFGDQVLRTSIPRSVRVSEAPSYGQTVMTYDPGSPGALSYFEAAREIATKGARP